From the Thermococcus sp. M36 genome, the window ACTCCTTGCCGCGCGGGCAGGTGTAGCCCTTAACCTCCCCAACCCTGCCGTCATCAACTTCAACCTCCAGGGCACAGCTCAGCGGGCAGATGATGCATGTGAAGCGGTATGTCTTCTTCATGCCCTCACCACCTCAACGGTGAGCCTTTCTTCAGCCTTCCGGACCTCCTCGGCCTTCAGCCTGACCCTTATCATCTCGGCCGGTTTGGCGACCGGTAGCTTGAGCTTCTTGCCAATCTCCGGAATCTTCAGCTCGACGTCCTCCATCGGCCTTGAAACGCGGAGGTAGAGGTAGACATCGCGGTCGCCGCTCAGATAGTGCGGAACGAGGAGACGGACGTTTTCGCCCTTCTCGACCTTCACCCACTTCCGGCTTTCAATGCCGCCCTTCTCTATGAACTCCTTTGCGCTCTCCGCCGCTAATTCGCCCTGCTCGGCCACGTAGTCAACGAGGTCATTGATGATAAGGGAGTTCCCAGCAACGAAAATCCCGGGGACGCTCGTTTCAAGCCTGTCGTTTACAACCGGGCCGCCTGTTGATGGGTCTATCTCGACGCCGATTCTCTTCAGAGCTTTGACGGCTGGAATCAGCCCCGCGGAAACGACGAGGGTGTCTGCCTCTATCCAGAACTCGCTTCCCGGTACCTCGTTGAGGTTCTCGTCCACCTTCACGACCTTCACCCTCTCGACCCTGCCCCTTCCGCGCACCTCTACGACCTTGTGGCTCAGGTAGAGCGGAATATCGAAGTCCCTGAGGATCATCACGTTCCTAGCCAGTCCACCGGGGTATGGCATCAGCTCAACGACGGCCTTTACCTTCGCCCCTTCGAGAGCAAACCTGCGCGCCATTATCAACCCGACATCGCCGGAGCCGACTATGACAATCTCCTTCCCGGGCAGGATTCCGTAGATGTCCATGAGTGTCTGGGCCTCTCCAGCCGTGTAAATTCCAGCAACGCGGTCGCCGACGATGCCTATCTCGAAGGCATGCCGCTCTCTCGCCCCTGCGGCATAGATTACAGCCTTTGCCCAGGCCTGATAAGCTCCGCTCGGGGAGGTGAAGACCACGACCTTCTCAAGGTCGGAGTAGTTCTT encodes:
- a CDS encoding NAD(P)/FAD-dependent oxidoreductase, with protein sequence MFPEIPILSYDVVVIGGGPAGMAAAVKAKELGLSVLLLDDNDYLGGILPQCIHPGFGIHYFREELTGPEFAARLAKRLVGLGVEYRTAARVLEIKNYSDLEKVVVFTSPSGAYQAWAKAVIYAAGARERHAFEIGIVGDRVAGIYTAGEAQTLMDIYGILPGKEIVIVGSGDVGLIMARRFALEGAKVKAVVELMPYPGGLARNVMILRDFDIPLYLSHKVVEVRGRGRVERVKVVKVDENLNEVPGSEFWIEADTLVVSAGLIPAVKALKRIGVEIDPSTGGPVVNDRLETSVPGIFVAGNSLIINDLVDYVAEQGELAAESAKEFIEKGGIESRKWVKVEKGENVRLLVPHYLSGDRDVYLYLRVSRPMEDVELKIPEIGKKLKLPVAKPAEMIRVRLKAEEVRKAEERLTVEVVRA